The DNA window agcagtgtgtgtgtaggtcaacgCTGGACAGGAAGGCCGTCTGTGTCGGGTGAGTCTGGGAAATTCGAAATACGACGAGTcaggtttacacacacacacagattagattagattagattcaactttattgttattgcacatgtaaaggtacagagcaacaaaatgcagtttagcatctaaccagaagtgcaaaaagaagcagcaaatgaggataataacttaataaatacagtatgtgcggttatttttacagtcgtttaccaggttgtgctataaacatattttacagaaggtgtttacattaaatgccttagactataagtgcaggagctatttagctatttacataagatagagagATGTGCAAATCATAAATTACATGTATACTGATGATAGACAGAAGCATACACACCGTTAAACGTCATCTGCGTGTGAGAGATTTCTATgcttcataaaaaaaaagaaaaaccttcctGAAAGCTTTAATTTACTCGAATTGTATTATATCAGGCAATTAATTCTGCAACTTTGACTGTTCATTTTATCATCTTGCAAGTGATCGTTTACAAAATTCTGATGCCTAAAACACATACTTGTAAAATCTTAGTTATTCCAAGCTCTACGTGTCAGAATTATACTTATTTACATGGAAAAACAATCTTTATGACTCCATATTGcatgatttaaaagaaaaagcttgGATTTCCCAACTCCATTCTAAACGTATTGACGCAGCAAGAATCTAAGGTATATAGGTACATTTCAGCAAAATTACGATTATTTGCCAGCAATGGTAAGAATATTCCATCTTTACTCACATGTATCCAGCCCAAGGTGATGAGATCATACTGGTCCTGTATGAGGAAGAGTTCTTCCTCATTTTCGGTGTCACAATAATCCGGCCCACCGCACTGCTTCGGTACGATGACGTGCGTCACTGTAAACGCGTTTCTGGTCTGCAACAGAAACAAGTTAttgcatttgattttaaaaaacaactcagagaCAATTAGGGGAGACGTGGGGTTGGACGTCAGTCAAAGAAGACATTTTTCAGACAGTCATAGGAGAGAAAAAGGAATTTCTTATAATGTTATTGGAACTGCAATACAAATATTAACTCCATTCTGAAATCTTACCAGTTTGCCACACAAGATGCCGCATGTTTCTACAGCCCGGCTTGTGTTGGCTTCAGCCAACCTCAGAAAGCTTCTGCACAGCTCAGAGGGCACGGACAGCTGCCGAAGGGCATCCACCATTGTatctgaggaaaaaaaggatgaaGGAGTAAACAAAAGCTGAAAGCAAAGTGGGATTCTTGTAATGTTTTGGAACAAGGCATGGTGTTAATAGGTAATAAAGTAGGTCAGGGGGAAAGAAATGAGCTCCCAAGTATAAATACTTTAAAGCAGGAGTAGGGCAGTATTTAAATCCTCTGGAGTCCAGCCCACTGTATCAGAGAAAGATTAACTCACTGTTGTTCCCCGGGCTGAATAAGGAACCGGGCTTGAGTGATCGGTCGAAATTGGGTGGGCCAGCGCTTTGGGGAGGGCGATTGTATTGGTGGTTGGTGGAAAGGTCCCCTGGGCCCTGTGGGGCGCTGGGAGAGACGAGCGAGGGGGGCTGTATGCCTGGGATGAGCGGGGCGTCGGGGGAAGGTGTCGCAGGCTTGGGAAACTCCAGGAGTACTCGCTGGcgttccttctccagctcctgacgGCGGATCATCTCCTCAAAGGCACTGAACTGCTCCTGCTCCCGCTGACGCCGCTGCATCTCGGCCACGCGCTCCCGCTCCACATCCAGTGCTCGCTGCCTGGACTGCTCCCGtgccaacacctcctcctctgctttctgaGCACGCAGCAAATGTGATACAAGCAACAAGTTTAAACTACTGAAGGATTGTTTTGAGCAGTGTTGGTGCATTGTGTATTTATGTATATGTCCCATGCTGCTTATGGTATTGACAGTCTACCGTCACTGTGCCTATTTTAGTCCAGCATTCACTAATGTAAACTATTATGTCACTTCCAAATTGACACAATGCATTATTCTATATAGTTAGAATAAGGGAATATCAGTATTAGCCTAATTTTATCTACAATACCAAACAGGTGTCATTAATATGTTATATTGTGTCGGTATAAGTAGTTAATACATTTGTGTGTGGAGTTTACCTTTTTGGAAAGATATTGTGCATACTCTTGATCAAATCTCTTCAAAAGAGCTTTTTTTAGGATCTCCGCTTGAGGAAAGGCAACGTCCTTCAgtttctggagggaaaaaaagaaaatttgagaaaaacatgctttttcttgtttattttatGTCACCTGTACATACTTTTAgtgtttccttcttttcagGAATGTTAGCCGTCTTGTAGTCAGGATGCTTTGGAAGTTTTTCTATAAAAAGTCTTTAAACAAATAGAAATTGATTACCTGGTTAATATTTGCGCCCATTTCAGGGAATTACAACCACAATTCTAAAGGTAATGATGTCTTACAGACATACATTATGGATCCGTATGATATATTTGTAATTACACAGCACTGCCCAGGAAAGAACCCAGCCACATCCTTGCAAACACGTACGTGATGTATTTGTTGTACAGTAAAAAGGCGTGCTCGATGTTGCCCTCCTCCGTGTAGATGCTGGCCATACGGATCATTTCCATGCCAGAACGGAAGTAGCGGCGTGGGGGCACATCATCATTGACATCCACAGAGCTTCCTTTCTTGGTCAGCGCACGGACTCTCTCCTCTGGCGGCATTGTGACGTCATTGTGGTCCGCCATCACAACAGCTCAACCTGGAACGCTgatacataaaaaataaatacatttaaaaagctACTAAAACATTTGTTTACACAACCTGCATGCATTATATCCAATAATATATGTGATGCCAAACTAATGACTTTGGTTCATTCGTTTTTGATGTCATTACAACTCAAAAAGAATAGTAACAAGTGAAGTGATAATAGCAGTACTATGGGTTTAGAGTGATGATCTTAAATATCAGCTTTATTCACCAACGGTTATGTTTATCATACATCTGTAGAGAAGCAGAAAAGGGCTGTGTCTCCCAGCCCATTCTGAACACACGACATCGGAATGGCTGTGACTGAGTGTATTTAGAAGAAACAATGGGAATGTCAGTGACACATGGCTTTTTGAATTCAAATATGCTTTACTCATGTGTGGGAAGACAAAAGCATGAGGACTAATGCGTCAGTAGTGCTTTAATCCTTTGTCCAACAGAAAGACAGTATGTCAAAAGTCAAGCTGTGATTAAGACGTGAGGCGGTGTTATAAAGTCACAAAGCATTAATCCTTCACAAATTTCACTTTTACTTCCAAGATTTAGTCCGAAATGCTATATTACCTTTGTCTTAAAATAGATCCATTAAGTTATCTTCCAACTGGTTCGGATTCCTCTATAAATTTAAGATACAAAACCTACATTAATGAAGCAGCAGGCAATTAGTCTGCTGTCTGCTTATTGCAATCTAATGTTGCAGAATACAAAAAACGCTTTGCACCCTAATTTCCCTTAATATTTCTCCAATTGTGACCCAACGAAGGTCCATTAGCTAAAGACATAATACAACAATTTAGGCCTTACGGGAAGCGGGGGATGACATGCTTTGAATTTTGCCTCATTCAAAAATAGAATCATTCAGAATGTTGGCTTATAGCCGGTGTGGTGAAAAGAGCATATTATACCCTTCACATCCTTTAGATATTTGTCTGGGAAGTGATCGATGACGGCAACCACTTCGCGTTAGCCGCGCTAACTTAGCCAAGCCCGGGGACTCCACGGAACGATTTAGAAATGATCAAACTGCACACAATGGTCATCAATATGTATCTTCTTTCTTACCGTATCGCCCACAAAACTGAATTTCGCAGAGGCCTACATACAGGTAGACAAAATAGTGCTCAATTAGAGTCCTAAAACCAGATTGGTTGAGCAGGCTGCACCTACAACGTCTAGTTACTTCCGCAATCACAGAAACTTCTGCCTGACGAAACATCGCGGTACTACAAACCTGGACACATTTGTTTGCCTTTTGAGTAAGTATAATGTAGCGTTTAAGTTGTATACGTTTTAATTTACCTATTTTTGCCTTCTACTCAAGTTGTAAGTCTTTTATCTGACTACGTTATTGACGTTATGACAGCTGGACTTCAGTTGGAATAAGACTCACTCCCGTTCGATCGGTGTGGCTCGTTGGTCTAGGGGTATGATTCTCGCTTTgggtgcgagaggtcccgggttcaaatcccggacgagccctaCTTTTACAATTCAACTGTAACCCGTAATCCACAACgaaatacaattttttttagTTGATAAAtaataactaaaaaaaaaaaatgtaatcagCATAATAGGTATTTATTCATGTATTTATTGGTTTATTCCGTTGGTGAAAGAGAAATAGTCCAGCTCTGGCAGTACCGGCTGTGTACCGCATGAGGGAGACACTGATATTTTGAAACGAGCAAACGGGCAACGTCACTGAATCTGATCTTACACATCCTCCACGCTGGTCTGAATGGAGAAAAAGGACGTAAAGGGTGAAAAAAAGTCATCTCCATTTGTGAATGACTCCACGCCACGCTGTCGCGGCCATCCGATTGCTCGTTTCTGACACTCACCCCTCTCATAGCCGTCGTTGGGAACACGACATAAATCCCACGTTTGCTCCCAACATCATCATCCGGTAAGCTAAGTGTCAAAGCTAACGTTCCAGGCTTTAGATAGCGTAGCCACGGCAACACAATCGTCTACTTCAACAAGAATTCAGGCGCAATTGTTTCTCTTATTAGGCGAAAAAAAACCCTTAATAATCCATTTTAACTTAACGCAGGCGAATGAAGCAAAGAAAACGCTGAGGAAGCTACTTTGCTAAATTAAGCTTAAGTTTGACAGCGTAAGTGTTCTTTAGGTGGAAGGAGATGTGACATAAATAAACACGAACATGAAACTACTTTGCCCAGTATTGCATCATGTTGCTCTTTTAGCATCTTCTGAAAGGACATTATCATATACCTTGCTTTTGATTCAGTATTCAACCAACCGTGTAAGTCCTCCACACAGGGACAGgatttcttttgtgtgtgtgtgtgtgtgtgtgtgtgtgtgtgtgtgtgtgtgtgtgtgtgtgtgtgtgtgtgtgtgtggtggatcaCCTGCTGACCTGACCTCTAAGCTCGCCTCGGGGTACGGGAAAGAGGTGGTGACCAGTCCTCATTTAATGGTGAGGAGTTCTTGTCTGGATCAGTGGAGCACTTCGGTCCTGTCTGTGGTAAAATAGCAGCATTGTGGCCAGATAATGACAGACGTGGTTAATGAGTTCAGCCCCAGGATCGTTACAAGCTATAATTAAGATGTCTGAGGAAGGGTGATGAGCCAGACCTCGGGTTATTATAAAGTCAGCCAGGCTGAGCAGGTAGGTGTCCATAACTGAGACAACAACCTCTGAAGTGCCTGAACTTTGTGTCGCTACACAACGGTACTGTACAAGTCCTTTTATTACATCGTCTTCTTAATGCTTTTGATTTTTCAAGGATGGCACTTAAGGCACATTTTTCTCATATTCACTTTGTTATATTAAGGAATATATGCAGTGTATATTTACTAAATGTGTTTGCTGGCATTTGCAAATATGGGACGCACAAATGGATAAATGTTATATATATTCAATGTTAGAAGCACTTGTACAGTTGAAGCACTTGTTAATATAGCCCTTGGTTTTGAAATAGTTTTCTCTTTATCAGTTTTCAGGTGTACCTACATTTTATAACCTTCATTTGAGTAGATTTATTCTTAATTCAGTGGCTGTTTTTTCTGGTCAGGTGCTTTTTTTGTGCACTTTTCACTGTCTGAATTCTGTAAACAGTCAGTAGGAGATATTTTCCTCTTAGTCAGCTGTCAGGAATGATGATGGCAAGGGAAATTTCTCAGGTAgctgtggggaggagggaggagttgTCTGGGGGGGCTGATTGGACACCTGAGGGGTGACAGtatcatattttttttaatatttaattatttttttttggacaaattATGTAGTatttttggtggtgggggggggggtgtggagtGTGAGTGAAGCTGATTCTTttgcatcttcctcctcttcagtttGTTAATAATGCCGTGTCTGAAGCCTTATCATCTCTGGTAAAGATTGCTTGTCTCTCTCCAAAATTCCATTGTCATTATAGCTACAGCTAGGCCTTGGACTCTTAAAGCAGACACTCCGAATGACCTAGTGATGATTATTCTGGCATTTGaaagcaggtttttctttagaGATGATGCCAAAGACCTGTGAGCTGGAAAAGCTCATGCATTTAAAGTGTTCATTCAACATTATGTGCCATGAAGTGCTTACCAGGGTGAATGAATACTGATGGGTTTTATTTCTACACTGTAATAACAATTATTTAAATCTTAGGTAAGGACAAAATCTTTTCAGATGGCATATTTTGTGTTAATTTTGAGCACTTTCTAATCAAACACTCAATGAGATATAGTTTGCCGTTCCCTCTCATCTTTGACAGCTTTGGGCCTCACATCAACATAATCTAACTAATCCATCCAACCACTCGGCAGGAGCGCGGCCCATATTGTTGGCCAAGGGTGTGCGTTTCCACTCACTGTTATTTTTCATATATGAACTGTGACTCTATACTTGGCTTCTTGTAACGTCCATGAAGGGCTTTTACAGTGCTGAGCACAACTTCATATTACCCTTCTTTCCTCTGCAGTCCAGGGCCCCCCTGACGAGCTGGCTCCTCTCTGCTTGGTTTTCAACCTCCTCCTGACACATGCAATAGGAGCTGCTACAGGGAAAAGggtaagtctttttttttatcatcttgTTTGTGCACATGTGACCTTGCTGTACTGAAATGAATCTTGCTCTGTGTGGAGGAAGAGATTGTTGATGGTAGACTTTGTTCTGCTTGTGTTATGTGTGCTTAAAACCTTGGCGCGGTGGGGGGTTTAGTGCACGTGAATAACTCTTCTCTCACACTAACTGGATTTTTGTTGCGTGCAAGTGCTTCTTTTAGACACAGTATCTGTTTTGATagcaaatatttaatttgaGACTGGTAAATACACTGTTGCCACTGTCTGTTTGTATTAAACAAAGATCTGTAATTAT is part of the Takifugu rubripes chromosome 21, fTakRub1.2, whole genome shotgun sequence genome and encodes:
- the LOC101077812 gene encoding STAM-binding protein-like A, with translation MADHNDVTMPPEERVRALTKKGSSVDVNDDVPPRRYFRSGMEMIRMASIYTEEGNIEHAFLLYNKYITLFIEKLPKHPDYKTANIPEKKETLKKLKDVAFPQAEILKKALLKRFDQEYAQYLSKKKAEEEVLAREQSRQRALDVERERVAEMQRRQREQEQFSAFEEMIRRQELEKERQRVLLEFPKPATPSPDAPLIPGIQPPSLVSPSAPQGPGDLSTNHQYNRPPQSAGPPNFDRSLKPGSLFSPGNNNTMVDALRQLSVPSELCRSFLRLAEANTSRAVETCGILCGKLTRNAFTVTHVIVPKQCGGPDYCDTENEEELFLIQDQYDLITLGWIHTHPTQTAFLSSVDLHTHCSYQIMLPEAIAIVCSPKFNEIGYFKLTDRGTKEISTCKQKGFHPHSKDPPLFTHAGHVSITEGTVAVVDLR